The window CCACCACGTAGTACGGCGAGCGGAAGCGGTAGTTCACGAGTTGGCCATCACCCTGCGCTCCGATCACGAACAGCGGCGGCAATTCGCCCTGCGCGATGCCGGCGGGGAACTGGATATAGACCCGCTCGCCGTCGTCGAAGGCGCGCAGCGGCTTCCACGGCGGGCTGTCGCCGGAAATCGCGTAGCGGAACTTGATCTGCTCCAGCGATAAACCGGAGTCCACCGGCGCGGCCGTCTGAGCTTGCTGCGCCTGCTTTTGCAGGGCCAGCAGGCGGTCTTTCGGATAGTCCCACGATGCAGAGGCCATCCACGCCTGCGGTGTCGAAGACAGTTCAAGCAGGTAGGTGCGGCGATTGGTGGTGATGACCAGATTCGTCTTCAACCCGATGCGCGTTGGCTTCACGAGGATGTTCACACGCAGGCTGGCGCCTGCACCGCTGGCCGTGTCACCGACGATCCAGCGCACCGTGTCACCGGCCGAGACCGTCACCAGTTCTTCGCCATGTTGCAAGGCGATGACGGTGACGCGGCCTGGACTGGTGTAGACCTGATACAGCGCTCCATCAGCATAAGGCCAGACCTGGATAGCGTTGATGTAACCCTCGCGGCTCGGTGCCACGCGCGCCTCGGCATTGGCGCGCGCCACGCGCGTTATCTCATCGGGTGATTCAGTTGCCGGTTTATCCTCGGGTGCGTTGCGCAAGGACTTCAACTGCTCGGGCAGCGGCAGCGGTTTCGGCACTTCGACTACCTCGATGGGTTTGGGCGGCTCTGGCAACGCGTGCGCCGCCACAGATTCATCCAGCGTGATGTCAGGTGGCGGCTGTCCATGCGTGGCACAGCCTGTGACGGTTGCCAAGGTGGCACTCAGGATCAACGGCAAAGCGACAATGCGGATTTGTGTTTTCATGGTTTCTTCACTCCTTCAGTTGCGTCGAGTTCACGGCTCCAGGACAGGCCGTTGACATAGATTCCCAGCGGGTTTTTGCGTAGTCGCTCTTCGGTGCGCGGTGGTTGCAACACCACGGACAACATGGCGGTCCAGCGCTCGGTGCCCGAGGGCGAACCGTTCGCATAGTTGCGCTCGATCCAGCGCACCTGGAACGAGGACTCGCTGGCGCGAACCACACTCGTGATTTCCACCGCCGTCGAGGTCTGGCCGATGCGCGCGAACGGATCGTTGGTGCGTGCGTAGTCGTTCAGCGTGGCCGCTCCCTTGTCCGTCGTGTAGTCGTAGGCTTCGAGCCAGTTTTGGCGGACAACGATCGGATCGATCGACAGCGAACGCACGTCGGTGACGAAGCGCGCCAGGTGGTAGGCAATCTGCGCGTCGTTCGGCTTGTACGGCGTGGCCGCTTCGCCGACCGCGCGTACC of the Undibacterium sp. 5I1 genome contains:
- the trbG gene encoding P-type conjugative transfer protein TrbG; this translates as MKTQIRIVALPLILSATLATVTGCATHGQPPPDITLDESVAAHALPEPPKPIEVVEVPKPLPLPEQLKSLRNAPEDKPATESPDEITRVARANAEARVAPSREGYINAIQVWPYADGALYQVYTSPGRVTVIALQHGEELVTVSAGDTVRWIVGDTASGAGASLRVNILVKPTRIGLKTNLVITTNRRTYLLELSSTPQAWMASASWDYPKDRLLALQKQAQQAQTAAPVDSGLSLEQIKFRYAISGDSPPWKPLRAFDDGERVYIQFPAGIAQGELPPLFVIGAQGDGQLVNYRFRSPYYVVDRLFGAAELRLGADKAAVVRIERTDGVGSTARRH
- the trbF gene encoding conjugal transfer protein TrbF — encoded protein: MLFKRPQVRYSETPAPVTPYQAAAQVWDQRIGSARVQAKNWRLMAFGCLSLALLMAGGLVWRSAQSIVTPYVVEVAAGGQVRAVGEAATPYKPNDAQIAYHLARFVTDVRSLSIDPIVVRQNWLEAYDYTTDKGAATLNDYARTNDPFARIGQTSTAVEITSVVRASESSFQVRWIERNYANGSPSGTERWTAMLSVVLQPPRTEERLRKNPLGIYVNGLSWSRELDATEGVKKP